Proteins co-encoded in one Octopus bimaculoides isolate UCB-OBI-ISO-001 chromosome 7, ASM119413v2, whole genome shotgun sequence genomic window:
- the LOC106879966 gene encoding splicing factor U2AF 50 kDa subunit, whose protein sequence is MPVPRRKRKPYKYWDIPPSGFEHITPLQYKAMQAAGQIPQTITVPNAALTLDSSVPFAGSAISRQARRLYVGNIPFGVTEEAMMDFFNHQMKVTGLAQAEGNPIIAVQINLDKNFAFLEFRSVDETTQAMAFDGINFQGQSLKIRRPRDYQPLPGMAETPSVAVPGVVSTVVQDSPHKIFIGGLPNYLNEDQVKELLISFGPLKAFNLVKDSATGLSKGYAFCEYADVIITDQACAGLNGMQLGDKKLIVQRASVGAKNAQNLVQLQIPGLNLNQGAGPPTEVLCLMNMVTPDELEDEEEYEDIVEDVKEECGKYGIVRSLEIPRPIKGIDVPGCGKIFVEFNSIIDCQKAQQALTGRKFSNRVVVTSYYDPDKYHQREF, encoded by the exons ATGCCTGTTCCTAGAAGAAAGAGAAAGCCATATAAATACTGGGATATTCCACCATCTGGATTTGAACATATTACCCCACTACAATACAAAGCTATGCAAG ctgCTGGCCAGATTCCACAAACAATCACAGTACCTAATGCGGCATTAACCCTGGATTCCTCAGTCCCATTTGCTGGCAGTGCCATCAGTCGACAAGCTCGTCGGTTATATGTAGGGAATATTCCTTTCGGTGTAACTGAG gAAGCTATGATGGATTTCTTCAATCACCAAATGAAAGTTACAGGTTTGGCCCAGGCTGAGGGTAATCCTATTATTGCTGTACAGATCAACTTGGATAAAAACTTTGCGTTCTTAGAG TTCCGTTCGGTAGATGAAACCACCCAAGCTATGGCATTTGATGGAATCAACTTTCAAGGGCAGTCTTTAAAGATTCGACGGCCGAGAGATTATCAACCTCTTCCTGGTATGGCAGAAACACCATCAGTTGCTGTTCCTG GTGTTGTTTCCACAGTTGTTCAGGATTCCCCACACAAGATCTTTATTGGTGGACTACCTAACTATCTCAACGAAGATcag GTAAAAGAGTTGCTTATATCCTTTGGGCCCTTAAAGGCCTTCAATTTGGTGAAAGACAGTGCAACTGGTTTATCAAAGGGCTATGCATTCTGTGAATATGCAGATGTAATTATTACAGATCAG GCTTGTGCAGGGTTAAATGGAATGCAGCTGGGGGATAAAAAGTTAATTGTTCAAAGAGCTAGTGTTGGTGCAAAGAATGCACAGAAc ctTGTGCAGCTCCAAATTCCAGGTTTGAATCTGAACCAAGGAGCTGGTCCTCCAACAGAGGTACTCTGTCTTATGAACATGGTCACTCCTGACGAGTTGGAGGATGAGGAGGAATATGAAG aTATTGTTGAAGACGTCAAAGAGGAGTGTGGTAAATATGGTATTGTGCGTAGTCTTGAAATACCTCGTCCTATCAAAGGCATTGATGTACCTGGCTGTGGAAAG ATTTTTGTTGAGTTCAACTCAATCATCGATTGCCAGAAGGCTCAGCAAGCATTAACAGGCCGGAAATTCTCAAACAGAGTTGTGGTAACATCATACTATGACCCAGATAAATATCATCAGAGAGAGTTTTAA